One stretch of Bacillales bacterium DNA includes these proteins:
- the folK gene encoding 2-amino-4-hydroxy-6-hydroxymethyldihydropteridine diphosphokinase: protein MTTAYIGLGTNIGERDRYLHEAVLRMDGHRRIHVTRLSSIYETEPIGCTDQADFLNMVAEVSTELAPDELLHATASVENQLGRTREVRWGPRTIDLDILLYNQATIETDALTIPHPRMHERAFVLVPLSELNPSFQVPGTNVSLSEYVKQISGKEGVRLWRLNSGEERFALFES, encoded by the coding sequence ATGACGACGGCTTATATCGGATTGGGAACGAACATCGGGGAACGCGATCGGTATTTACATGAAGCGGTCCTCCGAATGGACGGGCATCGCCGGATACATGTAACGCGTCTTTCTTCAATTTACGAGACCGAACCGATCGGCTGCACCGATCAGGCTGATTTTTTAAACATGGTTGCGGAAGTTTCCACTGAGCTCGCTCCAGACGAGCTTTTGCATGCAACCGCTTCGGTGGAGAACCAGCTTGGGCGAACGCGTGAAGTCCGCTGGGGACCGCGAACGATTGATCTTGACATCTTGCTGTACAATCAAGCAACGATAGAAACGGACGCTTTGACAATTCCGCATCCCCGTATGCATGAGCGAGCATTTGTGCTCGTGCCGCTTTCGGAGCTCAATCCTTCCTTTCAGGTCCCAGGCACGAATGTATCGCTTTCCGAATATGTCAAGCAAATTTCAGGCAAAGAAGGTGTGCGATTATGGAGGCTGAACAGTGGGGAAGAAAGATTCGCGCTTTTCGAAAGCTGA
- the ftsH gene encoding ATP-dependent zinc metalloprotease FtsH, which produces MNRIFRNTIFYLFIFLVIIGIVSFFNDSNQKTTEMNFNTFMKHLQEGDVTQITVQPEGGVYTIRGKLEGYPANQQFITNVVDNEKIMYQVMTKADQANVDQAQQTNGWVTFFTSIIPFVIIFILFFFLLNQMQGGGSRVMNFGKSKAKLYSEEKKKVTFKDVAGADEEKQELVEVVEFLKDPRKFSALGARIPKGVLLVGPPGTGKTLLARAVAGEAGVPFFSISGSDFVEMFVGVGASRVRDLFENAKKNAPCIIFIDEIDAVGRQRGAGLGGGHDEREQTLNQLLVEMDGFGVNEGIIIIAATNRPDILDPALLRPGRFDRQIPVHRPDQKGRKDILKVHARNKPLAEGVELATIAKLTPGFSGADLENLLNEAALVAARSNKKSIEMEDINEAIERVIAGPQKKGRVISKKERDIVAYHEAGHAAIGMVLDSAESVHKVTVIPRGQAGGYTVPLPKEERFFMTEPELLEKIVGLLGGRVAEELAFNGEVSTGATNDFQRVTSMARRMVTEFGMSKKLGPMQFGDNQSGQVFLGRDIQSEQNYSDSIAYEIDQEMQRIVKESYERCKKILTENWEKVELMVKKLLELETLDAEQIRSLWHEGKLPKISAEDAEKREKPAAKETDSKSGEDSDQSNLKVNIHSKKKDEEDDENK; this is translated from the coding sequence ATGAATCGTATCTTCCGCAATACCATTTTTTATTTGTTTATCTTTTTGGTGATCATCGGGATCGTAAGTTTCTTCAACGATTCCAATCAAAAAACCACCGAAATGAATTTCAACACATTCATGAAACACCTCCAAGAAGGTGACGTGACGCAAATTACGGTACAGCCTGAAGGCGGTGTTTATACGATAAGGGGTAAGCTCGAAGGCTACCCTGCCAATCAACAATTTATCACCAATGTTGTCGACAATGAGAAGATCATGTACCAAGTCATGACGAAAGCTGACCAGGCCAATGTTGATCAGGCTCAGCAAACGAACGGGTGGGTGACGTTCTTTACGTCCATCATTCCTTTCGTCATTATCTTCATCTTGTTCTTTTTCCTTCTGAACCAAATGCAGGGCGGCGGAAGCCGTGTAATGAATTTCGGGAAAAGCAAGGCGAAGCTGTACAGCGAAGAAAAGAAAAAGGTCACGTTTAAGGATGTCGCGGGAGCCGACGAGGAGAAACAAGAACTCGTCGAAGTCGTGGAGTTCTTGAAAGATCCGCGCAAGTTTTCCGCGCTCGGCGCGCGCATCCCGAAAGGTGTGCTGTTGGTCGGACCTCCGGGTACGGGTAAAACATTGCTTGCCCGAGCGGTAGCCGGTGAAGCGGGTGTTCCGTTTTTCTCGATCAGCGGTTCTGACTTTGTTGAAATGTTCGTAGGTGTCGGTGCATCCAGGGTTCGCGATTTGTTTGAAAATGCGAAGAAAAACGCACCTTGTATTATCTTTATCGATGAAATCGACGCCGTCGGCCGCCAGCGCGGCGCGGGTCTCGGCGGCGGGCATGATGAACGCGAACAAACGTTGAACCAGTTGCTGGTAGAAATGGACGGTTTCGGCGTAAACGAAGGCATCATCATAATTGCAGCCACGAACCGGCCTGACATTCTCGATCCGGCGCTGTTGCGTCCGGGCCGTTTTGACCGGCAAATTCCGGTTCATCGCCCCGATCAGAAAGGGCGTAAAGACATTTTGAAAGTCCACGCGCGCAACAAGCCGCTTGCCGAAGGCGTGGAACTTGCGACAATTGCGAAGCTGACTCCCGGATTTTCCGGAGCGGATCTGGAGAACTTGTTGAACGAAGCCGCCCTTGTGGCTGCGCGATCGAACAAGAAGAGTATCGAAATGGAAGACATCAATGAGGCGATTGAGCGTGTCATCGCGGGGCCGCAGAAGAAAGGCCGCGTGATCTCGAAGAAAGAACGTGATATCGTTGCTTATCACGAAGCCGGCCACGCGGCGATCGGCATGGTGCTCGATTCGGCGGAATCGGTTCATAAAGTGACCGTCATCCCGCGCGGACAGGCGGGAGGCTATACCGTTCCGCTGCCGAAAGAAGAACGTTTCTTCATGACCGAACCGGAATTGCTTGAGAAAATCGTCGGTTTGCTCGGCGGACGGGTCGCCGAGGAGCTCGCGTTCAATGGTGAGGTTTCCACCGGAGCGACAAACGACTTCCAACGCGTCACGAGCATGGCACGGCGGATGGTGACCGAATTCGGGATGAGCAAGAAGCTCGGACCGATGCAATTCGGCGATAACCAGAGCGGTCAAGTGTTTCTCGGCAGAGACATTCAAAGCGAACAAAATTACAGCGATTCGATTGCATACGAAATTGACCAAGAAATGCAGCGCATCGTGAAGGAAAGTTACGAGCGATGCAAGAAGATCCTCACCGAAAACTGGGAGAAAGTCGAGTTGATGGTGAAGAAATTGCTCGAACTGGAAACGCTTGATGCCGAACAAATTCGTTCGCTCTGGCACGAAGGGAAATTGCCGAAAATCTCCGCTGAAGACGCAGAAAAACGCGAAAAGCCGGCAGCGAAAGAAACCGATTCGAAATCCGGCGAGGATTCGGATCAAAGCAACTTAAAGGTTAACATCCACTCGAAGAAAAAGGATGAAGAAGACGACGAAAATAAGTAA
- the pabA gene encoding aminodeoxychorismate/anthranilate synthase component II, with product MILMIDNYDSFTYNLVQYLGELGEDPVVRRNDQITIAEIREMQPELIVLSPGPCTPNEAGISLEVVRHFAGELPIFGVCLGHQTIAQAFGANIVKADRLMHGKTSEIHHDGQTVFENLPNPFTAARYHSLTVERASLPKDVIVSAETEEGEIMGIRHKRYPLEGVQFHPESILTADGKRLLQNWAAHYRKSRPVR from the coding sequence TTGATCTTAATGATCGACAATTACGATTCATTCACGTACAATCTCGTGCAATATTTGGGGGAGCTTGGAGAAGATCCGGTCGTTCGCCGAAATGATCAAATAACCATTGCGGAAATCAGGGAAATGCAGCCCGAACTGATCGTACTTTCACCGGGTCCGTGCACGCCGAATGAAGCCGGGATCTCGTTAGAGGTAGTACGGCACTTTGCCGGAGAACTTCCGATTTTCGGCGTTTGCCTCGGCCATCAGACGATTGCCCAAGCATTCGGGGCGAACATCGTCAAAGCCGACCGTTTAATGCATGGGAAAACATCGGAAATCCATCATGACGGGCAAACGGTTTTCGAAAACTTGCCGAATCCGTTCACCGCTGCGCGCTACCATTCGTTAACGGTTGAACGGGCGTCGCTTCCGAAAGATGTTATCGTATCCGCTGAGACAGAAGAAGGAGAAATCATGGGGATTCGCCACAAGCGGTATCCGCTTGAAGGTGTTCAGTTTCACCCGGAATCGATTTTGACTGCGGACGGCAAAAGGTTGCTGCAAAATTGGGCGGCGCATTACCGAAAATCCCGTCCGGTACGATAA
- the folB gene encoding dihydroneopterin aldolase — MDKIYMNRLSFYGYHGVFPEENRLGQRFYVDLVLEGDLKPASRSDDLAKTVDYGKVHDLVKETMEGKARQLVETLSEEIAASLLAAFPVIQRCTVKVIKPDPPIPGHYDSVAVEMTRERQAQ; from the coding sequence ATGGATAAAATCTACATGAATCGGCTGTCTTTTTATGGATACCACGGTGTTTTCCCTGAAGAAAACCGGCTTGGGCAAAGATTTTACGTCGATCTTGTTCTTGAAGGGGATTTAAAACCAGCCAGCCGGAGTGATGATCTTGCCAAGACGGTCGATTACGGCAAGGTTCACGATCTCGTAAAAGAAACGATGGAAGGGAAGGCGCGGCAATTGGTTGAAACATTGTCCGAAGAGATTGCAGCCTCTCTGCTGGCCGCTTTTCCGGTTATCCAACGCTGCACGGTTAAGGTTATCAAACCTGATCCGCCGATTCCCGGGCACTATGATTCGGTTGCTGTCGAAATGACGAGGGAGCGCCAGGCTCAATGA
- the folP gene encoding dihydropteroate synthase gives MGQQNQWLRCGNHQLNLAEKTHVMGILNVTPDSFSDGGRFVEADKAVSHAMQMEKDGADIIDVGGESTRPGHTPVSLEEEIRRVVPVIKEVSSRINVPVSIDTYKAETARRAIEAGASIINDVWGAKADPEMAPVAAHYNVPIILMHNRKDPQYGDLMKDILADLTESIEIVMRAGVKQENIILDPGIGFAKTYEQNLEVMDRLEEITSFGYPVLLGTSRKSMIAKALSLPKDERVEGTGATVCFAVGKGCQIVRVHDVLPIKRMTTMMDAMIKRVSVST, from the coding sequence ATGGGACAACAGAATCAATGGCTGCGGTGCGGCAACCATCAATTGAATTTGGCTGAAAAAACGCATGTCATGGGAATTTTAAACGTTACACCGGATTCTTTTTCCGACGGCGGCCGTTTTGTAGAAGCAGATAAAGCAGTATCTCACGCGATGCAAATGGAGAAGGACGGCGCTGACATTATAGATGTTGGGGGAGAATCGACGCGCCCGGGGCATACACCCGTTTCTTTAGAAGAAGAAATCCGCAGGGTGGTGCCGGTAATTAAAGAAGTCTCTTCCCGGATTAACGTCCCGGTCTCCATTGATACGTACAAGGCAGAGACCGCGAGGCGTGCGATCGAGGCAGGGGCTTCGATCATCAATGACGTGTGGGGCGCGAAAGCGGATCCGGAGATGGCGCCGGTCGCTGCGCATTATAATGTGCCGATCATCTTAATGCACAATCGGAAAGATCCGCAATACGGTGATTTGATGAAAGATATTTTGGCGGATTTAACGGAGAGCATTGAAATTGTGATGCGCGCAGGCGTGAAACAAGAAAACATCATCCTTGATCCGGGAATCGGTTTTGCGAAAACGTACGAGCAAAACCTCGAAGTGATGGACCGGTTGGAAGAAATTACTTCCTTCGGATACCCGGTACTGCTTGGGACTTCGAGAAAATCGATGATTGCCAAGGCGTTGTCGCTCCCGAAGGATGAACGAGTGGAAGGCACGGGGGCAACGGTTTGTTTTGCCGTTGGAAAAGGGTGTCAGATCGTGCGCGTGCACGACGTATTGCCGATCAAAAGAATGACGACGATGATGGATGCCATGATCAAGCGGGTATCCGTGTCGACGTGA
- the lysS gene encoding lysine--tRNA ligase: MLARKEKLNRMLEEGIDPFGGRYEPTHSAAEMTQAYGDDTKEELAEKEERVTLAGRIMTKRGKGKAGFSHIQDLTGQIQIYVRKDQVGEEQYELFTKSDIGDIVGVSGIAFKTKVGELSVKVNDFRLLSKSMRPLPDKYHGLQDVEQRYRQRYLDLIVNPEVKNTFVTRSKILRAMRRYLDDHGFLEVETPTMHSIPGGAAARPFITHHNALDIDLYMRIAIELHLKRLIVGGLERVYEIGRVFRNEGISTRHNPEFTMMELYQAYADFHDIMELTENVIVHTAREVLGTTSITYGEHKLDLSPQWTRIHIVDAVKEETGVDFWQRMSDDEARALAEAHGVEIKPSMTFGHIVNEFFEQKVEHTLIQPTFVYGHPVEISPLAKKNADDPRFTDRFELFIVGREHANAFSELNDPIDQRERFEAQVRERSEGNDEAHMMDEDFLEALEYGMPPTGGLGIGIDRVVMLLTNSPSIRDVLLFPQMRPQS, from the coding sequence ATGCTCGCGAGGAAAGAAAAATTGAACCGTATGCTGGAAGAAGGGATTGACCCGTTCGGCGGCCGTTATGAGCCCACGCACAGTGCGGCCGAAATGACCCAGGCGTATGGCGACGATACGAAAGAGGAATTGGCGGAAAAAGAGGAGCGCGTAACGCTGGCCGGGCGGATCATGACGAAGCGCGGCAAAGGGAAAGCCGGATTCAGCCATATTCAGGACTTGACGGGGCAGATTCAAATTTACGTACGCAAAGACCAGGTCGGCGAAGAACAATACGAGCTTTTCACAAAAAGTGATATCGGGGACATTGTTGGTGTTTCGGGTATTGCTTTTAAAACAAAAGTCGGGGAACTTTCGGTCAAGGTGAACGATTTTCGGCTTTTGTCGAAATCGATGCGTCCGCTTCCCGACAAGTACCACGGGCTTCAGGACGTTGAACAGCGCTATCGTCAGCGTTATCTTGACCTCATCGTGAATCCGGAGGTGAAAAACACTTTCGTCACCCGCAGTAAAATTTTACGGGCGATGCGTCGTTATCTCGACGATCATGGCTTTCTTGAGGTGGAGACGCCTACGATGCATTCCATTCCCGGCGGTGCTGCCGCGCGGCCTTTCATTACGCATCATAACGCGCTGGACATTGATTTGTATATGCGAATTGCCATCGAGCTTCATTTGAAGCGATTGATCGTCGGAGGTCTCGAACGCGTCTATGAAATCGGCCGCGTCTTCCGCAACGAAGGGATTTCCACTCGTCATAACCCGGAATTTACGATGATGGAATTGTATCAAGCCTATGCTGATTTTCATGACATCATGGAATTGACGGAAAACGTGATCGTTCATACCGCGCGCGAAGTATTAGGAACAACGAGTATCACGTACGGCGAACATAAATTGGATCTTTCGCCGCAATGGACCCGGATTCACATCGTAGACGCGGTCAAGGAGGAAACGGGTGTCGACTTCTGGCAACGGATGAGCGACGATGAAGCTCGTGCGCTCGCCGAAGCACACGGTGTTGAAATCAAACCTTCGATGACTTTCGGTCATATCGTTAATGAGTTTTTTGAGCAAAAGGTGGAACATACGCTCATTCAGCCGACGTTTGTATACGGACATCCCGTCGAGATTTCCCCGCTTGCGAAGAAGAACGCAGACGATCCGCGATTCACCGATCGTTTCGAACTGTTTATCGTCGGTCGTGAACACGCCAACGCTTTTTCGGAATTGAACGATCCGATCGACCAGCGGGAACGATTTGAGGCGCAAGTGCGCGAGCGCAGCGAAGGGAACGATGAAGCGCATATGATGGACGAGGATTTCCTCGAGGCGCTCGAATACGGCATGCCGCCTACCGGCGGACTTGGCATCGGGATTGACCGCGTTGTCATGTTGTTGACGAATTCCCCGTCGATTCGTGATGTTTTGCTGTTTCCGCAAATGCGCCCGCAGTCGTAA
- a CDS encoding helix-turn-helix transcriptional regulator: protein MEAEQWGRKIRAFRKLKGYTQESLADEMEVSVSVIGEIERGNRVPTRKILTQISKILKVSVEELTPEEARQTLNKRR, encoded by the coding sequence ATGGAGGCTGAACAGTGGGGAAGAAAGATTCGCGCTTTTCGAAAGCTGAAAGGCTATACGCAAGAGTCGTTGGCGGATGAAATGGAAGTTTCAGTTTCGGTCATCGGCGAAATTGAGCGGGGCAATCGGGTTCCGACGAGAAAAATTTTAACGCAAATCTCGAAAATCTTGAAGGTGTCGGTTGAAGAATTAACACCGGAAGAAGCTCGGCAAACATTGAATAAGAGAAGGTGA
- the hslO gene encoding Hsp33 family molecular chaperone HslO codes for MKDYLVKALAWDGEIRAYAATTTNTVAEAQRRHDTWATASAALGRTMTAAAMTGAMLKDRDKLTVKVDGGGPLGPIIADADASGNVRGYVSHPHVHFDLNEKGKLDVARAVGKQGTLSVVKDLGLKQHFTGQVPLISGEIGEDFAYYFYNSEQVASSVGVGVLVNPDHTILAAGGVIVQMMPGASETTAKRVEQKIFQADPISKMVERGLTPEEILYEWLGEDRVKLLGSCDVSFECHCSEERIANGIVSLGEDEIQSMIDEDGRAEATCHFCRKVYTFEREQLERLKTESRANGR; via the coding sequence ATGAAAGACTATCTGGTGAAAGCTTTGGCATGGGATGGAGAGATCAGAGCCTATGCCGCGACAACGACGAATACGGTTGCTGAAGCTCAGCGCAGGCATGATACGTGGGCGACGGCATCGGCAGCGCTTGGCCGGACGATGACGGCAGCGGCGATGACCGGAGCGATGTTGAAAGACCGGGACAAATTGACGGTGAAAGTCGACGGCGGCGGACCGCTCGGTCCGATCATCGCCGACGCGGATGCGTCAGGGAACGTCAGGGGTTACGTCAGTCACCCGCACGTACATTTCGATTTAAATGAAAAAGGAAAGCTTGATGTCGCGCGAGCGGTTGGAAAGCAAGGGACGTTGTCCGTCGTGAAGGATCTCGGTCTTAAGCAGCATTTTACAGGTCAAGTGCCGCTTATTTCCGGGGAAATCGGCGAGGATTTTGCGTACTACTTTTACAATTCGGAACAGGTGGCTTCATCCGTCGGTGTCGGCGTCCTCGTAAACCCTGATCATACGATTCTCGCCGCGGGAGGCGTCATCGTGCAAATGATGCCCGGAGCATCGGAAACGACCGCGAAACGAGTCGAGCAGAAAATTTTTCAAGCCGATCCCATCTCGAAAATGGTCGAGCGGGGACTGACACCTGAAGAAATTTTATACGAATGGCTTGGAGAAGACCGCGTTAAATTGCTGGGCAGCTGTGACGTTTCATTCGAATGTCATTGCTCCGAGGAACGCATCGCCAACGGGATCGTCAGCCTCGGTGAGGACGAAATTCAATCGATGATCGATGAAGACGGCCGCGCGGAAGCGACATGCCATTTTTGCCGAAAAGTGTACACCTTTGAGCGCGAACAACTGGAACGCTTAAAAACGGAAAGCCGGGCAAACGGTCGATAG
- a CDS encoding type III pantothenate kinase: MIFVFDVGNTNIVCGLYEGETLKHHWRISTSTTKTEDEYAMQLKTLFEHVGIRFRDIRGIVISSVVPSIMFALERMCEKYFHREPMIIGPGIKTGLDIKTDHPKEIGADRIVNAVAGIHLYGSPLIIVDFGTATTYCYINEKGQYIGGAIAPGINISTEALIANASKLPRIEIARPNHIVGKNTITAMQSGVLYGYVGQVEGIVSRIKQETQSTPSVIATGGLASLIAGESSVIDHVERFLTLKGLQLIYERNIAS, encoded by the coding sequence ATGATATTCGTTTTTGATGTTGGGAATACAAATATCGTTTGCGGGCTGTACGAGGGAGAAACATTGAAACACCATTGGAGGATCAGCACGAGCACGACTAAGACCGAAGACGAGTATGCCATGCAATTGAAGACGTTGTTTGAACATGTCGGCATCCGTTTTCGCGACATCCGGGGCATCGTCATTTCATCCGTCGTTCCTTCCATCATGTTTGCATTGGAACGCATGTGTGAAAAATACTTTCATCGGGAACCGATGATTATCGGTCCCGGGATCAAAACCGGACTCGATATCAAAACGGATCACCCGAAAGAGATCGGCGCCGATCGGATCGTGAATGCTGTTGCGGGCATTCATTTGTACGGCTCGCCGTTGATTATCGTCGATTTTGGAACAGCGACGACTTATTGTTATATTAATGAGAAAGGTCAATACATCGGAGGTGCAATCGCTCCAGGAATCAATATTTCCACGGAAGCGTTGATCGCCAATGCGTCGAAACTTCCGCGCATTGAAATTGCCCGTCCGAATCACATTGTCGGCAAAAACACGATCACTGCGATGCAATCGGGTGTGTTGTACGGATATGTTGGGCAAGTGGAAGGTATTGTGTCGCGCATCAAGCAGGAGACGCAGTCGACGCCCTCCGTGATCGCTACCGGCGGATTAGCCTCGCTTATTGCCGGCGAGTCGTCGGTCATTGACCATGTGGAACGTTTTCTGACCTTGAAAGGTTTGCAGTTGATTTATGAACGAAACATCGCTTCATGA